A window of Bradyrhizobium sp. AZCC 1610 contains these coding sequences:
- the nuoF gene encoding NADH-quinone oxidoreductase subunit NuoF yields the protein MLDDKDRIFKNLYGLHDWGLEGARRRGAWDGTKAIIDKGRDWIIAEMKASGLRGRGGAGFPTGLKWSFMPKESTDGRPSYLVVNADESEPGTCKDREIMRHDPHLLVEGCLLASFAMGAHACYIYVRGEFIREREHLQAAIDQAYDAKLVGKDNLNGWPFDIYVAHGAGAYICGEETALLESLEGKKGQPRLKPPFPANVGLYGCPTTVNNVESIAVAPDILRRGAAWFAAIGRPNNVGTKLFCISGHVERPCNVEEAMGIPFRELIERHCGGIRGGWGNLKAVIPGGSSVRMVPAEQIIDTPMDFDSLSKLRSGLGTAAVIVMDKSTDLIRAIARISYFYKHESCGQCTPCREGTGWMWRVLTRMAEGRAHKREIDMLLEVTKQVEGHTICALGDAAAWPIQGLIAHFRHEIEARIDQYSHKADIDDIGVRDPVNMVAAE from the coding sequence ATGCTCGACGACAAGGATCGCATCTTCAAGAACCTCTACGGCCTCCACGATTGGGGGCTTGAGGGCGCGCGCCGCCGTGGCGCGTGGGACGGCACCAAGGCGATCATCGACAAGGGCCGCGACTGGATCATTGCCGAGATGAAGGCCTCCGGCCTGCGCGGACGCGGCGGGGCGGGTTTTCCGACCGGCCTGAAATGGTCGTTCATGCCGAAGGAATCGACCGACGGGCGGCCGAGCTATCTCGTGGTCAATGCCGACGAGTCCGAGCCCGGCACCTGCAAGGACCGCGAGATCATGCGGCACGACCCGCATCTCCTGGTCGAGGGCTGTCTGCTGGCAAGCTTCGCGATGGGCGCGCATGCCTGCTACATCTATGTGCGCGGCGAGTTCATCCGGGAGCGGGAGCATCTGCAGGCCGCGATCGATCAGGCCTATGACGCAAAACTGGTCGGCAAGGACAACCTCAATGGCTGGCCGTTCGACATCTATGTCGCCCATGGCGCCGGCGCCTATATCTGCGGCGAGGAAACCGCGCTGCTGGAGAGCCTCGAGGGCAAGAAGGGCCAGCCGCGGCTGAAGCCGCCGTTCCCGGCCAATGTCGGCCTCTATGGCTGCCCGACCACCGTCAATAACGTCGAGTCCATCGCGGTTGCGCCTGACATCCTGCGGCGCGGCGCGGCGTGGTTCGCCGCGATCGGCCGGCCCAACAATGTCGGCACCAAGCTGTTTTGCATTTCCGGTCACGTCGAGCGGCCCTGCAACGTCGAAGAGGCGATGGGGATTCCGTTCCGCGAACTGATCGAGCGCCATTGCGGCGGCATTCGCGGCGGCTGGGGCAATCTGAAGGCCGTGATCCCCGGCGGCTCGTCGGTGCGCATGGTGCCGGCCGAGCAGATCATCGACACGCCAATGGATTTCGACAGCTTGAGTAAATTGCGCTCCGGCCTCGGCACCGCCGCCGTCATCGTGATGGACAAGTCGACCGACCTGATCCGGGCGATCGCGCGCATCTCCTATTTCTACAAGCATGAGAGCTGCGGCCAGTGCACGCCGTGCCGCGAAGGCACGGGCTGGATGTGGCGCGTGCTGACCCGCATGGCCGAGGGCCGCGCCCACAAGCGCGAAATCGACATGCTGCTGGAAGTGACCAAGCAGGTCGAAGGCCACACCATCTGCGCGCTCGGCGACGCTGCGGCCTGGCCGATCCAGGGCCTGATCGCGCATTTCCGTCACGAGATCGAAGCGCGCATCGACCAGTATTCGCACAAGGCCGATATCGACGATATCGGCGTGCGTGATCCCGTGAACATGGTTGCGGCGGAGTGA
- the nuoE gene encoding NADH-quinone oxidoreductase subunit NuoE — MSVRRLAPKELQPASFTFSEENLAWAKAQIEKYPPGRQASAVIAILWRVQEQHEGWVSEAAIRAVADLLEMPYIRVLEVATFYTMFQLQPVGKKAHVQVCGTTPCRLRGAEDIIKVCQSRIHHDPFHLSKDGNFSWEEVECLGACVNAPMVLIWKDTYEDLTRESFGKVLDGFASGNPPKPGPQIDRQFSAPVGGPTTLKETT, encoded by the coding sequence ATGTCCGTCCGCCGCCTCGCACCAAAGGAATTGCAGCCCGCGAGCTTCACGTTCTCGGAAGAGAACCTCGCCTGGGCCAAGGCGCAGATCGAAAAGTATCCGCCGGGTCGCCAGGCGTCCGCGGTGATCGCGATCCTGTGGCGCGTCCAGGAACAGCATGAGGGATGGGTTTCGGAAGCCGCGATCCGCGCCGTCGCCGACCTCCTGGAAATGCCCTACATCCGCGTGCTGGAAGTGGCGACCTTCTACACGATGTTTCAGCTCCAGCCGGTCGGCAAGAAGGCCCATGTGCAGGTCTGCGGCACCACGCCGTGCCGCCTGCGCGGCGCCGAGGACATCATCAAGGTGTGCCAGAGCCGCATCCATCACGATCCCTTCCATCTGTCGAAGGACGGCAATTTCAGCTGGGAAGAGGTCGAATGCCTCGGTGCCTGCGTGAACGCGCCGATGGTGCTGATCTGGAAAGACACCTACGAAGACCTGACCAGGGAAAGCTTTGGCAAGGTGCTGGACGGCTTTGCGTCCGGCAATCCGCCGAAGCCGGGACCGCAGATCGACCGTCAGTTCTCGGCGCCGGTGGGCGGGCCGACGACGCTGAAGGAAACCACATGA